GCCCAACAGCAATCCTATATCGCGCAGTTGCCTGCTTTATTGAGCGAGAGCGAGGGAGGTAGAGAAAGAGAGAGCGCCGGTAGGTGACCAAGACAAGAAAGCAAGAGAAGGCAGCGGCGatggtggcgccgccgcgcgggaccGGGAGGAAGAGCCAGGGGCGGAGGAAGCGCACCGAGATGGCCCTCATCAAGGACCGCGCTAGCCGCCTGGTCACCTTCTCCAAGCGCAAGTCGGGGTTTTTCAAGAAGGCCTCGGAGCTCTCCCTCCTCTGCGGCGCGCACGTGGCCGCCGTCATCTTCTCCTCCGCCGGCAGGCCGTTCGCGTTTGGCACCCCCTCCGTCGACCACGTCCTCCGCCTCTGCGccccgctccccgccggcgacgaggacggcCTCGGCTCCGGCTTATTCCCCGACGATGCcaccgacggcggcgagcgcggcgcggtGGAAGGAGGTGGCCGAGGCGCGCGTGGCCGAAGAGGAGACGCGGATGGGCGCCGCCGGAGAGAAGGTGCTCCGGGCCGCCGCGAGTCGGTCGTTCTGGTGGGAGGCGGACGTGGAGGCGCTCGAGGCGGAGGAGCTGCGGGAGTTCGCCAGGGCGCTCCGCCGGCTCAGGGACAATGTGCGACGCCACGCCGAGAAGCTGCCGCCGGCCCATGCCTCGCAGCCGACGACGCAGCTGCAGTAGAGCCTCCGCAAGATGCATTTTTAACTGATGTTCATTGTTCAAGTTCCTTAGGGTTTAGCGCGATTGGCCTCGATGGAATTGAGTTACTCCCTcggttccaaattataaatcatttcaaaaattttggagacTCAAAGTTTTTGAAGTTTGATTaaatttatatgacaaaataataatatttatgatatcaattaagtattattagattttttgttagatatattttcatagtgcacctatttaatgccataaatctttatatttctctctataattttgtcaaactttgagatagtttgactctccaaaattcttgaaatgacttataatttgtaacggagggagtattagcTTCTCTTGAGGCAGTGGCATGTCAATTCAGCAGTAAGCTTCACAATACAGCGTTTGGAGGATAATTTCTCATCAGTCTATTTGATGTTTTATTTCCTCGTTTTATGGCAATATCAGTTCAATTTAACATGTGGGAcgaagtctttttttttttccttttcagttCATGCTTATCACACCCACATCCCAAAGAATTATCAGTATGGCTCAGTTGATGTGTCTGACCGAAAATATCAAACTAGTTGCACAAAacgattttcttttcttttttgatatAACATATGCAGCAATCTTTTTGTCTCGGACTTTGCTGCCAGAGGTTGGAGATTAACTTTTAGGCATTGGCTGAATGAAAATTTGCAAACCCAGATCAGAAGGTTGAGGGATTTGTTGGCAACAGTTGCTCTTTCCGAAGAACCTTACTCCCCTATGTGGGTATGGGAGAAGAATGGAAAGTTCTCGGTGAAAACTACCTATGTGCACCTCTGTTGCGACCTCACTGAGGAACCGAACAAGAAAATTTGGAAAGCTAAGGTGCCACTCAAAATTAAGATTTTTATGTGGCTGTGTCAGCAAAATACTATTCTCACAAAAGATAActtgttcaaaagaaattggcGGGGGATGCACATTGCTGCTTCTGCCCTGCGCAAGAAACAATAGTCCACCTTTTTTTCGACTGCCCTATAGCTAGGTACACTTGGAGCCTAGTTGCTCATGTTGTGGGAGCCGGTTATAGGCCTAACTCTTTTGAGCATTTCTGGTTCTGGGCGGACACTGTCCTCCCAAATCACAAGCACTTCCACTTGGAGTGTTTGGCAGCGATTTGCTTGGCGATCTGGAAAATAAGAAATCTTACTTGTTTTGAACAAAAGAAACCTAAATCTCCTACTGAGATTATCTGCTCAACGTCTTCTTTTATTGGCTATTGGATAGGGTTGAAAAAACAGGAGGATCAGGCGGAACTGAAGGCTGGCGCTGAAGCTCTGAACGAAGCAGCTCTACATTTCCACCCAAAGAGCGCGTCGCCAAGGGATACTGGGATGGTGTTACTAGACTGAGGCTCGGCGCACCCAAAAAAGGAGGCTTCGTTGCCCAGCTGTGTTGTGGCTTTTAGTTTTCTTTAGTGTTCCTCATTGTTCTGTGCTGTTGGAGTCTGTTTGCTTAGGGAACTTTCCCAGTCTATGTCAGGCAGTATCTTCGGGGCCCTTTGTCTGTCCGTTTCGCTTcggttttcttttttcctttttgataGATCGGTGCTTTACCTTTCTGCTAAAAACAGACGCTTTGTAATTTCATTACACGGGTAATAATGAAATTCGGGTAAAAACCCATGTTGGAAAAAAATGTAATAATCTTTTTTTGATACTAAATCGGTTTGATTTAGGAATTTAGCCGCAATAAGCAGAGAGACGCACAACGCAAGGAGCTAGCTAAGAGAGGTACCGAAACGCAGGATTGAGATGGAAAAGAATAGGCTTTTCAACAAAAGAGACCGGAATTTCTTGAATTATTTTTCTCCACAAAgccgaacaaaaaaaaagggcaACTTTGACGGAACGAAGAGTGCATCCTAGTGCAATTTCACAATAACATCAGTCGCAATGTGAAAGTAAGCTCCACATTTTGAACAGAAACATAATGACATGAGACATCCAATTTGTAGATAATGACCGAATGGGTAGTACCACATCATATTTTAGACTTTTGGTGTACCAAGAAGAGAATCATCGTCTGGATAATTTAATTACATCACATTTCTCATGCAAACCATGCTCTAGAATTTATCTATGGTGATACCATCCCTGACAACCTCATAGGCATCACGGCTCCGGGTTTTCTTCACACCAGCAGTGAAATGGACCTTCGAGCCCTCGGTCTTGATGGTGGTCACCTTGGTCCACACCAGCACTTTGGTCTTCATACCCTCGATGTCGGAAAACTTACCTTTCTCAAGGTAGCCAGTCACACAGGTGAAGAACCGCAGGACTGAGGAGTCCTTGTACCCGACGTCGCATGCTGAAGGGATGTACACCGTCAGCTTCTTTGTCTCCTCGTTGAACTCATAGTTAGTCGCATCCCGTGGGAAGAGGCCAGCTGGCATGTCATATTCCTTGAGGAGGTCTGGTAGTGCTTTCTGCATCTTCCCTGAGACCACAGCATGTTTCACACAGATAGTCAGATCAGTAGATATGATAAAGTCCCGCCCTCAAGGCCTCTGATGCATGAACATTTGTGTGATTGGCGATTGAGCAAACAAAAGATTCAAATAGATTGAACAGGTGCAATGACCACTTGAGCAAGAAAATAATGCAAACTATGGTGTGCTAATTGAGCACATTAACACGCATTCATCACATAGTTTGAATAATATGATATCAGGACACTGCTTTATTTCTTTATCAATCCAACTAATCTCCTTTCATGTTATCATAGATAAATACGTGCATTTCAGTGATAAAAGTGAACAggcatcatgtgttggaggatATAAGTGGAGATTTTCACTGGAAGACAAGCCCACATTAAATAAATGACACCACATCACCTCGAGGAATTAAGAAAGCACATTAGTCTCAGAATTTATTTTGGCTTTATTAGTTATTACTTATTGTGCTATATAAAGGATGCATGGCTTCCAGAATTATCAGAAACTCAAAGATCAGGTTCCACCTTCACAGTTTATTGACCTCATTTTCGTAATAAGAGAAATAATGGCTACATGTCACAGTTGACTATCGATTTGTCTTTCCTATATTTTTCATGACAAAACACAGATCTGGCAAGTTAAATTTAGTAATTGAGAAGGGAAGTGTAACTTCTTTGTTCCTTTAtcacataataaaaaaatatcgaCCACCATTGTTTGATATACTCCATGACTCATACACTGCCAATGCACCGAAACTAAGTTTAAAATAAGAGAGAACTGCATTGCAGACCCTTGAAATTGCACCATTGTAGCACTTGGACCCTCTAGCTTGCATGTCGATTTTGCGAGTCCTTCAACTTGCCACCGTTTGCTTTGGTGTTCCATTCTGCCGTTGCTGACGGGAGTATGTAAACTGGTGGCCATGGACCAGGCACTAGCCGGCGAGGAGATGAAAAGCTGGTTTgatgaaaaggccaacacgaTGCTGCAGGATGTAGAGGAGGCTGCCCCGAGCATGTTCAAGTGCTACTTGAACTCGTCAGGCCGACGCAGTTCATGTCGCGCATGTGCTTCCTAGTGACGGTGATGTCGTTCGTTGAGCATGGTTGCCTCGGACGTGGAACCGTGTGTGCTTTTGCCAAGCACCTCGGCAGATGATGTCAAGGGCGTCGAGGGATAAGGTAGGCGGCCCTCGGCTACGTAGATCGTAGCCGCGACCCGTGTTGGATGCGAGGTTTTACCCCTCAGCGCCCAGGGTTTCGAGAAGAGGAAGGATGGGATAATTGTTCTTTCTTGCCCTTAATGACCGAGTACCGAAGTTCTTATAGGCCGTAGCCCTTACAAAGTTCCCAACAAATCCTTTCTTAATTATAGGATCTCCTCTAATCTAGCCACTTGCCGAATCCAAACCAGCGTCGGCGCCTATCGCGGTGATCGCGGCGTCCCCGACGCGCTGGCGTCGTCTCGGGCCCTTCTGTTCCTGGCGTACGTGCGGCCCCACAGACATCTCTCCCCCCATCGAGGAGCAGCTCGTCCTTGAGCTGGAAGTTTGGGTACTTGGCGGTGAAGGCGTCGACGTCCTCCCACGTAGCCGATGCAGCGCTCTCCCCCTTCCACTGGACAAGAACCTGGCAGATTCTTCGTGCCAACCGGGACCAGACTGCCTTCTCCGGTTCTAGGACTGTGGCGCCGTGATGGACCGGAGGTagtggcggcggggcggcgggtgGCGGTCCACTGAACTTCTTCAGGAGCCTGACGTGAAACACATCGTGCAGCTTGGCGCGCGGAGGGAGAGCTAGCCGGACGGCGACTTCGTCGATTAGCTCGACGACGCAATAGGGCCCGAAGTAGCGCGGCTTGAGCTTGCCGGAGACGGCCTGAGGAAGGGACGAAGCCGCGTGTTGCCGGAGACGAAGGAGGGCCCAGTCGCCCACCTGGTAGGAGACTTGTCGTAGTGTTTCTTCTGGACCGCCTGCGCCTGTTCGAGGCGATAGCGGATGTCCGCCAAGAACTCATCGCGCTCCTCCATGCTCCTCGCTCCTCCATGCTCCTGGCGACAGCCGCCACGCAAGTGTCCCCGGGCTCATAAGAGCGGATGGTCGGCAGTTCACGCCCGTAGACGACGCGGAACAGAGTGTCGCGCAACGACGTCTGGAAGGTGGTGTTGTAGATGTACTCTGCCCAAGGTAGCCAACGTAGCCACTGGCGAGGCCGATCGCCGGTGATGCAGCACAGGTACATGACAATGACGCGGTTGGCGGCCTCCGTCTGGCCGTCGGACTGAGGGTGGAACGCCGTCGTCATGTGAAGCTTGGTGCCCATCAGCCGCATAAGCTTGCGCCAGAACGTCGAGGTGAAGACCGGGTCGCGGTCGGACACCATGGACTGGGGCACACACCGTGGAGACGGACAATGTCGGTGAAGAAGGCTTGCGTGACAGACTCGGCGGAGTACAGATGCCCCAAGGGGATGAAGTGACAATATTTACTAAACCTGTCCACCACCGTCAAGATGACGGACTAGCCACGGATGCGCGGCAGTGCCTCCACGAAGTCCAGCCCGATGTCCGTCCAGACACCCTGTGGGACGGGTAGTGGAAGGAGGCGGCCCGCCGGGTGGAGGTGCTCTGACTTGTAACGCTGGCACGTTACGCAGGAACGTACAAGATCCTGCACCATCTGACGCATGTTAGGGAAGTGAAAATCACGGCGTAGTCAATGGAGCGTGCGCTGGACGCCTTCGTGCCCGTCCTCGTGAACGGCCACCATGATCTCCTGGACCAACGGGGATGCCGGCAGGATGTAGAGACGCCCCCCAAACTGGACCATGCCATCGACGAGCGTCCACGGGGTGCCGCGGGACCCCTCGCGGAGTTCATCTCGGATGGAGACGAGAGCTGGGTCAGTGTCCTGCACTTGACGGAGACGCGAGACGAAGTCGAAGCGCAGCCCAGAGATGGCGATGATGCTCCCCTCGTCTGTGTTGCGGCGGGACAGGGTGTCCGCCACAACGTTCGCCGTGTCGGGCTTGTACTCGACCGTGAAGTCGAAGCCCAGCAGTTTCCCCACCCAGTGGTGCTGGGGGATTGGGGCGAGGCGCTTGATCCAGGTGGTACTTGAGGCTGTAATGATCCGTCTTGACGAGGAAGCGGCAGCCCCAAAGATACGGCCTCCAGTGCCGGATGGCGTGGATGAGACCAATTAGCTCCCGCTCGTAGGCAGCAAGGGAGCTATGGCGTGGCGCGATGGGTCGGCTGAAGAACGCAATGGGGTGCGCGTCCTGGATGAGCACCGCGCCGAACCCATGCGAGGAAGCATCGCACTCCACCACGAAGTCCTTGGCGAAGTCTGGCATTGCCAACACCAGCGCCGTGGTGATGGCcttcttgagctcgtcgaaggcCGCGGCTGCTGCGGCTGACCATGAGAAACCTTCCTTCTTGAGGAGGGCGGTCAGTGGGGCGGCAACGGTGCCGAAGCTGCGGACGAATTTGCGGTAGTACCCGGCCAAACCGAGGAACCCGCACACCGCCCGCGCCGAGCGAGGAACCGGCCAGTCGTGGATGGCCTGCACCTTAGCCGGATCCATAGAGACGCCcgccttggagatgatatggccGAGGTAGGCGACGGATGCGACGCCGAAGGCGCACTTGGCGCGCTTGACGAAGAGCTGGTGCTGGCGCAGCGTGGAGAGGACGGCACGAAGATGGCGGAGGTGGTCGGCCCATGTCTCGCTGTAAATCAAAATGTCGTCAAAGAAGACAAGGACAAACCGGCGTAGGAAGGGGCGCAGCACGTCGTTCATGAGTGCTTGGAATGTCGCCGGCGCGTTGCACAGGCCGAAGGGCATGACCAAGAACTCGTAGAGCCCCTCGTGTGTGCGGAACGCCGTCTTGTGGACGTCGCCCGGCCGCATGCGAACCTGGTGGTACCCGGAACGAAGGTCCAGCTTGGAGAAGAAACGAGCACCGTGGAGCTCGTCCAGCAGTTCGTCCACCACCGGAATAGGGAACGCGTCCTTGACGGTGAGGGCGTTCAGAGCGCGGTAATCGACGCAGAAATGCCAAGATCCATCCGCCTTCTTGACAAGGAGGACCGGGGAGAAAGCCGACGCGCTGCTGCGTATGATGCCCTGCTCCCGCATGGCGGCGCATTGCCGCTCCAACTCGTCCTTGTGGGACGCTGGATACTGATACGGCCTGACTGCCACCGGAAGCGCACCCGCCTTGAGGACGATGCCATGGTCGCGCGCGTGCGCGGAGGCGGCGACCCCTTTGGCTCGGCGAAGACGTCCCAAAAGGTTGCGAGCAGTTCGTCCAAGAGCGACGCGCCGGCCGTCGTCGTCCGGACGCTCGGCTCGTTGGACGTTGCCACCCCAGTCCAGCACACGGTGCGCCCTTGGCGCATGAACGACATCTTCCGTGCGCCAAGGTCCCAAAGCACCGGTCCCAGGGTCGCCAGCCACTGCGTCCAAAGTACCAGGTCGTACCCCGCGAGTGGCATTACGAAGAGGTCGGCGCGGAACACGTCGTCGCCGATGGTGATCGGAGCCTGCCGAATCACCCCAAGGCAGGTGACGCGTTCGCCGTTGGCCACTGTCGCTGTGAGACGAGGACGGCGCTGCAGGGGTAGTCCCGTGCGCAAGGCTGCGTCCTCGGCGATGAAATTGTGCGTGGAGCCCGAGTCGAGGAGCGcggtgaaggcggcggcgcccactGCCGCGCGGATCTGCATGGTGTCGCCGCAGGTGACCCCCGCGATCGCGTTGAGTGAGAAGTGTGGgttctcctcgtcctcctccccggcggTGGCCCCGTCGTCGGCTTCGTCCTCGATGGCGCCCTCGAGGAAGATCCGCTTGCAGACTCAGTTGTGCCCGCGACCAAACTTTTCATCGCAGTTGTAGCAGAGGCCGAGGCGACGACATTCCTCCTGTTCGGCCTGAGTCAGCCGGCAGACCGGCCGGCCCTCCACCGTGATCTGGGCTGG
The nucleotide sequence above comes from Panicum virgatum strain AP13 chromosome 3K, P.virgatum_v5, whole genome shotgun sequence. Encoded proteins:
- the LOC120699077 gene encoding uncharacterized protein At5g01610-like — encoded protein: MDQVLNKVGSYWFSKRASKEIDSIGDDISSISSSIGGSAKWMLNMIKGKMQKALPDLLKEYDMPAGLFPRDATNYEFNEETKKLTVYIPSACDVGYKDSSVLRFFTCVTGYLEKGKFSDIEGMKTKVLVWTKVTTIKTEGSKVHFTAGVKKTRSRDAYEVVRDGITIDKF